In one Anaerohalosphaeraceae bacterium genomic region, the following are encoded:
- a CDS encoding sugar-binding domain-containing protein produces MERKQRQIAMYSILFVWIVSAFTQAAPFSLDLSGKWRFALDPQDVGLREEWFRKVLSDEIQLPGVLQAQGYGNPISKDTPWVLSLYDKFWYLRKEYQPYAEGDVKVPFLSQPPRHYLGAAWYQRDIEIPKNWKGRRVVLFLERTRWLSTVWLNEQQVGSENSLVAPHVFDLGLLEPGRYRLTIRLDNRMLMDYRPDAHSVSDSLGSTWNGIVGRIELKSTSPVWLEDVQVYPNIQDKTVRVQVQIGNSTGQPGKGTLKAGRVRVPVSWTADGGQAELTVSLGKNARLWDEFEPVLHRLTVELTGRGADDRREIRFGLRQISTDGPHLLVNGRRSHFRGTHSGGDFPLTGYPATDVAYWRNLFKTCREWGLNHMRFHSFCPPEAAFEAADELGFYLQPEAGMWNAISPGTAMEARMYEETERMIRAYGNHPSFVLCSPSNEPAGRWKESLPKWVEHYRQKDPRRLYTTGTGWPLIDDPGPVKGADFLAVHRVGLRPVRGNRAWFGGDYLSSIEGVDVPIIVHELGQWCAYPDFDIIRKFTGYLRPGNYEIFRESTAAAGLLAKNKQFALASGMFQTACYKEEIEANLRTPGLAGFQLLDLHDYLGQGTALVGVLDAFWEEKGYVSARQWRRFCTTTVPLAVLKKRIFTQNEPFEPEVRIAHYGAKPMGRTEVYWRIADRNGHIVRQGGWKVDVVELGSAMPLGRVRTDLADLPAPAMYRLIVGLTGTPFENDWNFWVYPKGVSEPAGADILITRSEQEAFERLQAGGKVLWMPHYNRLRWDCPPIGRLPIFWNRLMGPNWERFLGIVCEPSHPALAGFATEFYYDWQWEQVFQPACRVLNLADMPAELEPIVQVIDDWHRNYKLAAIFECRVGAGKLLVCAADLETNLSERPAARQLRYSLLNYMNSERFAPKTAVSVEQLRGLIFDNQIMKKLGATIQSQWEDGRNAAANAIDGNPNTYWFTGRASRERRHPFELTIQFEQPVRMKGLIWMNRQDHRGHEGDVREYEICFSEDGQEWTEPLKGRLESTFHPQQMDFGGTVRVQRMKIRALSGFGDDLTASVAEIAVIADETPQPGQPSQGGVYQRVRTATEEMFEGID; encoded by the coding sequence ATGGAACGGAAGCAAAGGCAAATCGCGATGTACTCTATTCTTTTTGTATGGATTGTGTCGGCTTTTACTCAGGCGGCTCCATTCTCTCTTGACCTGTCCGGAAAATGGCGTTTTGCCCTGGACCCGCAGGATGTCGGTTTGCGGGAGGAGTGGTTTCGAAAAGTTCTGTCGGATGAAATTCAGCTGCCCGGCGTTCTCCAGGCCCAGGGATACGGCAACCCAATCAGCAAGGACACGCCCTGGGTGTTGTCTTTGTATGACAAGTTTTGGTATTTGAGGAAGGAGTATCAGCCCTATGCGGAAGGAGATGTGAAGGTTCCGTTTCTTTCCCAGCCCCCTCGTCATTATTTGGGAGCGGCCTGGTATCAGAGGGATATTGAAATCCCAAAAAACTGGAAGGGCCGGCGGGTAGTGCTGTTTTTGGAGAGGACACGGTGGCTTTCCACAGTTTGGCTGAATGAGCAGCAGGTCGGCTCGGAAAATTCTCTCGTGGCTCCTCACGTGTTTGATTTGGGGCTCTTGGAACCCGGCCGCTATCGGCTGACGATTCGGCTGGACAATCGAATGCTGATGGATTATCGGCCGGATGCCCACAGTGTTTCAGATTCGCTGGGCAGTACGTGGAACGGCATTGTCGGACGCATAGAACTGAAGTCCACCTCGCCGGTTTGGCTGGAGGATGTCCAGGTGTATCCGAATATTCAGGACAAAACGGTGCGGGTTCAGGTGCAAATCGGGAACAGCACGGGCCAGCCGGGAAAAGGGACCCTGAAAGCCGGACGGGTTCGTGTGCCCGTTTCCTGGACAGCGGACGGCGGACAAGCCGAGCTGACGGTGTCGTTAGGAAAGAATGCCCGCCTTTGGGATGAGTTCGAGCCGGTGCTGCATCGGCTGACGGTGGAATTGACAGGCAGAGGGGCGGATGACCGCAGGGAGATTCGCTTTGGACTGCGGCAAATCAGCACCGACGGCCCCCATCTGCTGGTCAACGGGCGAAGGAGTCATTTTCGGGGGACGCATTCGGGCGGCGATTTTCCCCTCACCGGATATCCGGCGACGGATGTGGCGTATTGGCGGAATCTGTTTAAGACCTGCCGGGAATGGGGCTTAAACCATATGCGGTTCCATTCGTTCTGTCCGCCTGAGGCGGCGTTTGAGGCGGCCGATGAGCTGGGCTTTTATCTGCAGCCGGAGGCGGGGATGTGGAATGCCATCAGTCCGGGCACGGCGATGGAGGCACGGATGTACGAGGAAACGGAGCGGATGATTCGGGCCTACGGAAATCATCCGTCGTTTGTGCTGTGTTCCCCGAGCAACGAGCCGGCCGGACGCTGGAAGGAATCCCTGCCGAAGTGGGTCGAGCATTACCGCCAAAAAGACCCCCGCCGGCTTTATACGACGGGCACGGGCTGGCCGCTGATAGACGACCCGGGACCTGTCAAGGGGGCGGATTTTCTGGCGGTGCATCGGGTCGGTTTGCGGCCGGTGCGGGGCAATCGGGCCTGGTTCGGCGGCGATTATCTGTCCTCGATTGAGGGGGTGGATGTTCCCATCATTGTTCACGAACTCGGGCAGTGGTGCGCGTATCCGGATTTTGACATCATCCGGAAGTTTACGGGGTATCTGCGGCCGGGCAATTATGAGATTTTCCGGGAGTCTACGGCGGCGGCCGGACTGCTGGCCAAAAACAAGCAATTTGCCCTGGCCAGCGGGATGTTTCAGACGGCCTGTTATAAGGAGGAAATTGAAGCCAACCTGCGAACGCCCGGTCTGGCGGGCTTTCAGCTGCTGGATTTGCATGACTACCTCGGGCAGGGCACGGCCCTTGTGGGGGTTTTGGATGCTTTTTGGGAGGAGAAAGGGTATGTTTCGGCACGGCAGTGGCGGCGGTTCTGCACAACGACGGTCCCGCTGGCAGTGCTGAAGAAGCGGATTTTCACGCAGAATGAGCCCTTTGAGCCGGAGGTCCGAATCGCTCATTATGGGGCAAAACCGATGGGCAGGACGGAGGTCTATTGGCGGATTGCAGACAGAAACGGACACATCGTTCGCCAGGGCGGCTGGAAGGTGGATGTCGTCGAGCTGGGCAGTGCAATGCCGCTCGGACGGGTCCGGACGGATTTGGCTGATTTGCCCGCCCCGGCGATGTATCGGCTGATTGTCGGCCTGACGGGGACGCCGTTTGAGAATGACTGGAATTTCTGGGTGTATCCGAAGGGTGTGTCGGAGCCGGCCGGAGCGGATATTTTGATAACCCGCTCGGAACAGGAGGCCTTTGAACGGCTTCAGGCAGGCGGCAAAGTGCTGTGGATGCCGCATTATAACCGGCTGCGCTGGGACTGTCCGCCGATCGGCCGGCTGCCGATATTCTGGAACCGGCTGATGGGGCCGAATTGGGAGCGCTTTCTGGGGATTGTCTGTGAGCCGAGCCATCCGGCCCTGGCGGGCTTTGCGACGGAGTTTTATTATGACTGGCAGTGGGAGCAGGTTTTCCAGCCCGCCTGCCGGGTTCTCAATTTGGCGGATATGCCGGCGGAACTGGAGCCGATTGTTCAGGTGATTGACGATTGGCATCGAAATTATAAACTGGCGGCGATTTTTGAGTGCCGGGTCGGTGCGGGGAAGCTTCTGGTTTGTGCGGCGGATTTGGAAACAAATCTTTCCGAACGTCCGGCGGCCCGGCAGCTGCGGTACAGTCTGCTGAATTATATGAACAGCGAACGGTTTGCTCCGAAGACCGCTGTTTCTGTCGAACAGCTGCGCGGCCTGATTTTTGACAACCAGATTATGAAGAAACTGGGTGCGACGATTCAGAGCCAGTGGGAGGATGGACGCAATGCGGCGGCCAATGCCATTGACGGCAATCCCAATACATATTGGTTTACGGGGCGGGCGAGCCGCGAAAGACGCCATCCGTTTGAGCTGACGATTCAGTTTGAACAGCCGGTTCGAATGAAAGGACTGATATGGATGAATCGGCAGGACCATCGCGGGCACGAAGGAGATGTTCGCGAGTACGAAATCTGCTTCAGCGAGGACGGGCAGGAATGGACCGAGCCGCTGAAAGGCCGTCTGGAATCCACGTTTCATCCGCAGCAAATGGATTTCGGCGGAACGGTTCGTGTCCAAAGGATGAAAATCCGGGCTTTGTCGGGCTTTGGGGATGACCTGACGGCTTCGGTCGCCGAAATCGCCGTGATTGCCGATGAAACGCCGCAACCCGGTCAGCCCTCGCAGGGGGGAGTGTACCAAAGGGTTCGAACGGCTACGGAAGAGATGTTTGAAGGGATTGATTAA
- a CDS encoding lamin tail domain-containing protein: MKRFLLVLLALSLSICAAAEMVHRYSFNTNANDLVGTAHGVLKGTAAVSGGALVLDGSNAWLELPASVIGINKYHSITIEAWFTLNVSTGWNRLFDFGDTYADAGGYYLFYSPSAGGSGSRFCISTTGFPGYQTGEESVNASIVSSGAATHIACVYDGINRQMRIYRNGYLAATASNITHLLTDVRTAFAFIGKSCYTWDPLLNGSVDEFRIYNIPFDASMALASYQAGPNSPISTYAVPSNPSPANGQNTGILPTLTWDADPNPAILYHRVYLGTDYKTVLTATTTTTGVYQTTKPSSDRTFTPSAPLEKDQIYYWRIEEVTSSGYIFSGPVWSFRAVNPKANNPNPISGAMGISPAGVTLQWEAGYEAVGHRILFGTSPSALQVLEENYPQTSYWVGPLTAGIDYFWRIDEIAASGPPVIGDVWMFSTSDVIPACLPGDLDGNCVVDLNDLFLFAQQWLRTTDCRGYDCADFDNNQTVDLQDFSVVAAGWQNSGKPLIVINEIHFHPDSNKEPVEFIELYNAGAQPVDLNGWYFEDAVEYRFTESFVLAPGSFAVIAGNPAAVFQKFGVSAFGPWQGKLSNEGERIVLRNALGQKIDEVTYGRGFPWPVAACGEGASMELLNPYLDNDLGGSWRSSGYQPNATRPELAFGPPTPGRINSVLTNNAPPQIRQVRHTPKQPKSTEPIVITAKITDPDGVASVNLKVQIVLPGQYIPAYLPIPIASLLANPHQIQPQNPAFEDPANWQSYPMRDDGTGGDAVAGDSIYTAVLPAQINRTLVRYRIEATDNTGRSVRVPYADDGSLNFACFVYNGVPPYVASKDTVQPSGPGYVYSSEILTSVPVYHLITRAEDFFQCHGYNSADRIDQGTTNYNNQEAGKVYNWSGTFVYDGEVYDNIGYRLRGGNGRYNYGQGGKRSMKFRFNRGNYFQARDLYGNKFPNRWQHLVTAKMFGNRLQGRYAINEVLDMMLWNQVGVPAPMGWWFHFRVIDGPEEAPNTLNGQYEGDFWGLYLAWEDYDNAFLENHGMPKGNLYKLSDKIYEGWRQRRYQGPDAVDDASDYENIRWNLNAEATAQQVQAWLDVDMWIRYHTVVEAVRHYDIFSGPNCFHCLKNAAWYFYPDYKPENQYWGRLWILPYDVDDTWGPFFNQGVDHGKAAVFDQYYVTEGQPVQRTIQPEKAPLRQAYRNYIREFVDLHWKPEIINGMIDELAYHISQLVPADRDRWRLNPLPEGARDDGPLSNVVADLKKFAWQGGSWTGDPWFGDPPWPGTVANLEALAGAEGDSTSIPYTPTISYIGTAGYPLNDLRFQTSPFNDPQGSNTFGAIQWRIAEHRLNFSVPAATTELTLVPQESQWRYFKGTQEPSSVFGEWRQLHFNDEEWLIGQTAIGYGDRDLNTILTDMNRNYYTVYLRKKFEVPNKNLIQSLKLRVRIDDGCIIWINGVEVARLYCTAGDKYYNSLTGSTNHEADDATAYEEVVLTGPYPYLLTGENIIAVHGLQVSTTSSDFSVDVSLIAQTTEPVQPGLASQSNRYEIQPVWVSEEITDPANRTIQIPGEVLRTGRTYRVRCRMKDNTGRWSRWSEPIEFVAGRPIGADLLQYLRVSELMYHPAPDPLGRYDKEEFEFIELTNISTDKTLDLSTVSISNGITFSFAGASVTTLAPGDYVLVVRNRNAFNLRYPGLNSKIAGQYSGRLNNDGEQIDISDTWNGMIVSFTYNDGFGWPQAADGAGHSLVPAGWWTMEDQQAGILDYGGNWRASAYIGGSPGAPDPTPPSSLLINEFMAHTDFSDPMYPGYDSNDWIELYNPTASPIAFDGSWYLSDEITNLKKWAIPTQSVPAYGFVSFDEVTGFHNPLTSGFGLDKAGERIFLSYLPGIVGVDRVVDCIRFKGQENGISMGRYPDGGAYWFRMTGTRGLPNSYPLADLVISELMYNPPNAIGAEEYIELFNPTSRTIVLTSPDGSGNWRLDNAVSFTFPSGLSMAPGARIVIVPFDPVFEPGRLDAFNAYYGSSLAAGFNVFGPWSGNLSNGGERLALEKPQASDIPGDPSAISWIVIDQVYYSDYHPWPAEADGQGASLTRLYPFNPARSGDDPTNWTAAAPTPGF; the protein is encoded by the coding sequence GTGAAACGATTTCTTCTCGTCCTACTGGCATTGTCGTTGTCCATTTGCGCAGCCGCCGAGATGGTTCACCGCTACTCCTTCAACACGAATGCCAACGATTTGGTTGGCACTGCCCATGGCGTATTAAAAGGGACAGCGGCCGTTTCCGGAGGTGCCCTGGTCCTGGACGGCTCCAATGCCTGGCTGGAGCTTCCCGCGTCCGTCATCGGCATCAATAAGTATCACAGCATTACAATCGAAGCCTGGTTCACCTTGAACGTCTCAACCGGCTGGAACCGGCTTTTCGACTTCGGAGATACCTACGCTGATGCCGGGGGATACTATCTTTTTTACAGCCCCTCGGCCGGCGGCAGCGGCTCTCGATTCTGCATCTCCACAACCGGTTTCCCCGGCTATCAGACGGGGGAAGAATCGGTAAATGCCTCGATTGTTTCCTCCGGGGCAGCCACTCACATCGCCTGCGTGTATGACGGAATCAATCGTCAGATGCGAATCTACCGAAACGGCTATCTGGCCGCTACAGCAAGCAATATCACACATTTACTGACTGATGTGCGGACGGCGTTTGCTTTTATCGGAAAATCCTGCTACACGTGGGACCCTCTTTTGAATGGGTCCGTCGATGAATTCCGCATCTACAATATCCCGTTTGATGCATCAATGGCCCTGGCCAGTTATCAAGCCGGTCCGAACTCTCCCATCAGCACTTACGCCGTTCCGTCCAATCCGAGTCCGGCCAACGGTCAAAACACCGGCATCCTGCCGACCCTCACCTGGGACGCCGATCCCAACCCGGCTATTTTGTACCATCGTGTATATCTGGGGACAGATTACAAAACCGTTCTGACGGCCACCACGACTACAACCGGGGTTTATCAAACTACAAAGCCCTCTTCAGACAGGACGTTTACCCCGTCCGCTCCACTGGAAAAAGACCAGATTTATTACTGGCGCATCGAAGAAGTCACCTCCTCCGGATACATTTTCAGCGGCCCGGTCTGGAGTTTCCGCGCCGTCAATCCCAAAGCCAACAATCCGAATCCGATATCCGGGGCAATGGGAATCTCTCCGGCCGGTGTGACCCTGCAATGGGAGGCCGGATACGAAGCCGTCGGACACCGCATTCTGTTCGGCACCTCTCCTTCCGCCCTTCAGGTGCTTGAGGAAAATTATCCGCAAACATCATATTGGGTCGGTCCTCTGACGGCGGGAATCGATTATTTCTGGCGGATTGATGAAATCGCCGCCTCCGGTCCGCCTGTTATAGGCGACGTCTGGATGTTCTCCACCAGCGATGTCATTCCGGCCTGTCTGCCGGGTGATTTGGATGGAAACTGCGTCGTGGATTTAAATGATTTGTTCCTCTTTGCTCAGCAATGGCTCCGGACAACGGACTGCCGCGGATACGACTGTGCCGACTTTGACAACAATCAAACGGTCGATTTGCAGGACTTCTCCGTCGTCGCCGCCGGCTGGCAAAACAGCGGCAAACCCCTGATTGTCATCAACGAAATCCATTTCCATCCGGATTCCAACAAAGAACCGGTTGAATTTATTGAACTGTATAACGCCGGGGCCCAGCCGGTCGATTTGAACGGCTGGTATTTTGAAGATGCTGTCGAATACCGTTTCACAGAGTCCTTCGTGCTGGCACCGGGCTCTTTTGCGGTGATTGCGGGCAATCCGGCCGCCGTCTTTCAAAAGTTTGGAGTCTCTGCTTTCGGTCCCTGGCAGGGCAAACTCAGCAACGAAGGCGAGCGAATCGTCCTGCGAAACGCTCTGGGACAGAAAATCGATGAGGTCACCTACGGAAGAGGCTTCCCCTGGCCGGTCGCCGCCTGCGGCGAAGGGGCCTCAATGGAGCTGCTCAATCCCTATCTGGACAACGATTTGGGAGGCAGCTGGCGGAGCTCCGGCTATCAGCCGAATGCGACGCGCCCGGAACTGGCCTTTGGTCCGCCGACCCCGGGCCGAATCAACAGTGTTCTGACCAATAACGCCCCGCCGCAAATCCGTCAGGTTCGGCACACTCCCAAGCAGCCCAAATCGACGGAGCCGATTGTTATTACAGCCAAAATCACCGACCCGGACGGCGTGGCTTCCGTCAATCTGAAAGTCCAAATCGTCCTGCCGGGACAGTACATCCCCGCCTATCTGCCGATTCCCATCGCCTCCCTGCTGGCCAATCCGCATCAGATTCAGCCCCAAAATCCGGCGTTTGAAGACCCGGCCAACTGGCAGAGCTATCCGATGCGGGATGACGGAACCGGCGGAGATGCCGTCGCGGGCGATTCCATTTACACCGCGGTCCTGCCGGCCCAAATCAACAGAACTCTCGTGCGCTACCGCATCGAGGCCACCGACAATACCGGCCGCTCGGTCCGAGTTCCCTACGCCGATGACGGTTCGCTGAACTTTGCCTGTTTTGTGTACAACGGCGTACCGCCCTATGTAGCCAGCAAAGATACCGTACAGCCCTCCGGACCGGGCTATGTGTACAGCTCGGAGATTCTCACTTCCGTTCCGGTGTATCATCTGATTACCCGGGCGGAAGACTTCTTCCAATGCCACGGCTACAACAGCGCCGACCGAATCGATCAGGGCACCACCAACTACAACAATCAGGAAGCCGGCAAGGTCTATAACTGGTCCGGCACCTTCGTGTATGACGGCGAGGTCTATGACAACATCGGCTATCGGCTGCGGGGCGGAAACGGACGCTACAACTACGGTCAGGGCGGAAAACGCTCGATGAAGTTCCGGTTCAACCGCGGCAACTACTTCCAGGCCCGCGACCTGTACGGCAACAAATTCCCCAACCGCTGGCAGCATCTGGTTACCGCCAAAATGTTCGGCAACCGCCTCCAGGGCCGCTACGCCATCAACGAAGTGCTCGATATGATGCTCTGGAATCAGGTCGGAGTCCCGGCTCCAATGGGCTGGTGGTTCCACTTCCGCGTAATTGACGGCCCCGAGGAAGCCCCCAATACCCTCAACGGACAGTATGAAGGCGACTTTTGGGGCCTGTATCTGGCGTGGGAGGATTATGACAACGCCTTCCTCGAAAATCACGGCATGCCCAAAGGCAACCTTTACAAACTCTCGGACAAAATCTACGAAGGCTGGCGGCAGCGGCGGTACCAGGGCCCTGATGCCGTAGATGACGCCTCTGATTATGAAAACATCCGCTGGAACCTGAACGCCGAGGCAACCGCTCAGCAGGTCCAGGCCTGGCTGGATGTGGATATGTGGATTCGCTACCACACGGTTGTGGAGGCCGTTCGGCATTATGACATCTTCTCCGGCCCCAATTGTTTCCACTGTCTGAAAAACGCCGCCTGGTACTTCTATCCGGACTACAAACCGGAAAACCAGTACTGGGGCCGTCTGTGGATTCTGCCCTATGATGTCGACGACACCTGGGGGCCGTTCTTCAATCAGGGAGTTGACCACGGCAAAGCCGCCGTGTTCGACCAATACTACGTCACGGAAGGCCAGCCCGTCCAGCGAACGATTCAGCCCGAAAAAGCCCCGCTCCGGCAGGCCTATCGGAACTACATCCGCGAGTTTGTTGATTTGCACTGGAAGCCGGAAATCATCAACGGAATGATTGATGAGCTGGCTTATCATATCTCCCAGCTGGTGCCGGCAGACCGCGACCGGTGGCGGCTCAACCCCCTTCCGGAAGGCGCCCGGGATGACGGTCCGCTGAGCAATGTGGTGGCGGATTTGAAAAAATTCGCCTGGCAGGGCGGAAGCTGGACCGGCGATCCGTGGTTCGGAGACCCGCCGTGGCCGGGTACCGTGGCCAATCTCGAAGCCCTCGCCGGGGCCGAAGGCGATTCTACCTCTATTCCCTATACGCCGACGATTTCCTACATCGGGACCGCCGGTTATCCGCTCAACGACCTGCGGTTCCAGACCAGTCCATTCAATGACCCGCAGGGCAGCAATACCTTCGGAGCCATCCAGTGGCGGATTGCGGAACATCGGCTCAATTTTTCCGTCCCCGCCGCCACAACCGAACTGACGCTCGTTCCCCAGGAAAGCCAGTGGCGCTACTTCAAAGGCACTCAGGAACCTTCCAGCGTGTTCGGGGAATGGAGGCAGCTGCATTTCAATGATGAAGAGTGGCTCATCGGGCAGACGGCCATCGGTTATGGAGACCGCGACCTTAATACCATCCTGACCGATATGAACCGCAACTACTACACCGTCTATCTGCGCAAGAAATTTGAAGTGCCCAACAAAAACTTAATCCAGTCGCTCAAGCTTCGCGTCCGGATTGATGACGGCTGCATCATCTGGATTAACGGGGTCGAAGTCGCGCGTCTGTACTGCACCGCCGGCGACAAATACTACAACAGCCTGACCGGAAGCACCAACCACGAGGCGGATGATGCGACGGCCTATGAAGAAGTGGTCTTGACCGGGCCCTATCCGTATCTGCTTACCGGCGAAAACATAATCGCTGTCCACGGCCTGCAGGTGTCCACGACCAGCAGCGATTTCTCTGTGGATGTCTCCCTGATTGCCCAAACCACCGAACCGGTGCAGCCCGGACTGGCCTCTCAATCGAACCGCTATGAAATTCAGCCGGTCTGGGTCAGCGAGGAAATCACCGACCCGGCCAATCGGACCATCCAGATTCCTGGCGAGGTCCTTCGCACGGGCCGCACCTACCGTGTCCGATGCCGGATGAAAGACAACACAGGCCGCTGGAGCCGCTGGTCGGAGCCGATCGAATTTGTCGCCGGCCGGCCAATAGGAGCAGACCTCCTGCAGTACCTGCGAGTCAGTGAGCTGATGTATCATCCGGCCCCGGACCCGCTCGGCCGCTATGACAAAGAGGAGTTTGAATTTATTGAACTGACCAACATCAGCACTGACAAAACGCTGGATTTAAGCACCGTGTCCATCAGCAACGGAATCACCTTCTCCTTTGCCGGGGCTTCCGTCACAACCCTGGCTCCCGGTGACTATGTGCTGGTGGTTCGAAATCGAAATGCGTTTAATCTGCGTTACCCGGGTCTGAACTCCAAAATCGCCGGCCAGTATTCGGGCCGTCTGAACAACGACGGAGAGCAGATTGACATCTCCGATACCTGGAATGGGATGATTGTATCCTTTACCTACAACGACGGCTTCGGGTGGCCGCAGGCGGCGGACGGCGCCGGACATTCTCTTGTGCCCGCCGGCTGGTGGACCATGGAAGACCAGCAGGCCGGCATCCTTGATTACGGCGGAAACTGGCGTGCGAGCGCTTATATCGGCGGCTCCCCCGGCGCCCCCGACCCGACTCCGCCTTCCTCGCTGCTGATCAACGAGTTTATGGCCCATACCGACTTCAGCGACCCGATGTATCCGGGCTATGACAGCAACGACTGGATAGAGCTGTATAATCCGACGGCTTCTCCGATTGCTTTTGACGGGTCCTGGTATCTGAGCGATGAGATTACCAACCTGAAAAAATGGGCCATTCCGACGCAGTCTGTTCCGGCCTACGGCTTTGTCAGTTTTGACGAGGTCACCGGCTTCCACAATCCGCTCACCAGCGGCTTCGGTCTGGACAAAGCCGGAGAACGAATCTTCCTGTCCTATCTGCCCGGCATCGTCGGAGTGGACCGGGTCGTGGACTGCATCCGTTTCAAAGGGCAGGAAAACGGCATCTCGATGGGACGGTATCCGGACGGCGGCGCCTACTGGTTCCGGATGACCGGCACACGGGGGCTCCCGAACTCCTATCCGCTGGCGGACCTTGTTATCTCAGAGCTGATGTACAATCCGCCGAATGCTATCGGCGCGGAAGAATACATCGAACTGTTTAACCCCACCAGCCGAACGATCGTTCTGACCAGCCCTGACGGCTCCGGCAACTGGAGGCTGGACAATGCCGTGTCGTTTACATTCCCATCCGGACTGTCGATGGCACCCGGGGCCAGAATCGTCATCGTTCCCTTTGACCCGGTCTTCGAACCCGGCCGTCTGGATGCCTTCAATGCCTATTACGGCTCTTCGCTGGCGGCCGGATTCAACGTTTTCGGCCCCTGGAGCGGCAATCTGTCCAATGGAGGCGAACGGCTGGCCCTCGAAAAACCGCAGGCGTCCGATATTCCGGGGGATCCGTCGGCGATTTCCTGGATTGTCATCGACCAGGTGTACTACAGCGATTATCATCCGTGGCCGGCTGAAGCGGACGGACAGGGTGCTTCTCTGACTCGGCTCTATCCGTTTAATCCGGCCCGTTCCGGAGATGACCCGACAAACTGGACGGCTGCTGCTCCGACTCCCGGCTTCTAA